The genomic window GCCCTGCTCCGGCCCTGGCAGGCGGTGGGCCTCTCGGTCCGCCCGCACCTCAGGATGGTGGCCCACTCCGGCTTCATCCTGGTGAGCCGCCGCCTGGCCGAGCCCGCCCCCCAGGCGCTTCCCCCCGCCTTCGACCCCGGCCGGACGGGCGAAGAGCCTCGCTAGCCTTTTCCCCCTGCCGGGCCGCCAGCCCGGCGCGTCAGGTAGTCCCAGGACCGCCGGAAGTACTCGCGCGACTGGCCATGGCGCTCGTGCCACTCCTCCCGGGTGAGGGGCTGCGGCTCCCCGATGCTGAGCGCCCGGCACGTGAGGCGGGCGGAGTCCTCCAGCATCACGGCCTTCACTGTCGCCTCCACCACATCCCTTCCCGCGACGATGGCTCCGTGCCCGCGGACCAGGATGGCATCGCTCTGGCCCAGGGCGGCGGCGAGGTCGCGCCCCTGCTCGAGGGTGGCGACCCGGGCCGGGTTCGGGTAGATCAGGACGGTCTCGGCCAGGAGGGCCCCCATCGCGTCCAGCGGCCGGAGGGGGCGCCCGAGGACGGAGAGGACCGCCGCCCAGCGCGGGTGAATCCGGAGGATCGCCCCGATATCGGGTCGGGCCGGGTAGAGGGCCAGGTGGAGGGGGATCTCCAGGGGGGCCATCCGGGGGATCTGCGCCGGGCTGGCGTCCAAGGACACGCGGAGCAGCTCTGTCC from Candidatus Methylomirabilis sp. includes these protein-coding regions:
- a CDS encoding class II aldolase/adducin family protein, producing the protein MLAQRGGRRQGSGTVAAVRRDLLTACRILDAEGLVTGYGHLSARLPGQEAFLISPRRAPGQVRGTELLRVSLDASPAQIPRMAPLEIPLHLALYPARPDIGAILRIHPRWAAVLSVLGRPLRPLDAMGALLAETVLIYPNPARVATLEQGRDLAAALGQSDAILVRGHGAIVAGRDVVEATVKAVMLEDSARLTCRALSIGEPQPLTREEWHERHGQSREYFRRSWDYLTRRAGGPAGGKG